From Terriglobales bacterium, one genomic window encodes:
- a CDS encoding TlpA disulfide reductase family protein gives MRRALLFLCLFTLLAGCSRGPKPPLIGNLAPDFTVTDADRTVALKELRGKVVVLNFWATWCPPCVDEMPSLVQMQKQLKERGVTVLAVSLDDDARQYHTFLEKNKVDLLTVRDPRQKSNELYGTFKFPETYIIDRQGVLRRKFIGPVDWTKPDVLDYLQKL, from the coding sequence GTGCGACGTGCTCTCCTGTTCCTGTGCCTGTTCACGCTGCTGGCAGGATGCAGCCGCGGCCCCAAGCCGCCCTTGATCGGCAATCTGGCTCCGGATTTCACCGTGACCGACGCCGACCGCACCGTGGCGCTCAAAGAGCTCAGGGGGAAAGTGGTGGTGCTGAATTTCTGGGCTACCTGGTGCCCGCCCTGCGTCGACGAGATGCCGTCGCTGGTGCAGATGCAGAAGCAGTTGAAGGAGCGCGGGGTCACAGTGCTGGCGGTGAGCCTGGACGACGATGCCCGGCAATACCACACCTTCCTGGAAAAGAACAAAGTGGACCTGCTCACGGTCCGCGACCCGCGGCAGAAGAGCAACGAGCTTTACGGCACCTTCAAGTTCCCCGAGACCTACATCATCGACCGCCAGGGCGTACTGCGCCGGAAATTCATCGGGCCGGTGGATTGGACCAAGCCTGACGTTCTGGACTACCTCCAGAAGCTCTGA